Proteins encoded together in one Salarchaeum sp. JOR-1 window:
- a CDS encoding archaellin/type IV pilin N-terminal domain-containing protein, with amino-acid sequence MGIQSADRGQLGIETIVVFVAMVLVAALAAGLLVNTAGVLQQASTSTGQESQSMVTDRVSLVSIVGNVSESGNYVEHVRVLIGLSPGSGTVNLSQAVVYTKTDEWSRWTEFNSDDIVLASEDEDCYALTEGELCTTGFDGRLEPGEEITIKIVTASGAVTHARFAIPQAIQGEEAVVLR; translated from the coding sequence ATGGGAATCCAGTCCGCCGACCGTGGCCAACTCGGAATCGAGACCATCGTCGTCTTCGTCGCGATGGTTCTCGTCGCGGCGTTAGCCGCAGGTCTCCTCGTCAATACGGCAGGCGTCCTGCAACAGGCGTCCACGAGTACCGGCCAGGAGAGCCAATCGATGGTCACCGACCGGGTCTCCCTGGTCAGCATTGTCGGAAACGTCTCCGAGAGCGGGAACTACGTCGAGCACGTTCGAGTATTGATCGGGCTGTCTCCGGGTTCAGGAACGGTGAATCTCTCACAAGCAGTAGTCTACACGAAAACGGACGAGTGGAGTCGGTGGACAGAGTTCAACAGCGACGACATTGTATTGGCGAGCGAAGACGAAGACTGCTACGCACTTACAGAAGGCGAACTCTGCACCACGGGCTTCGATGGGCGTCTGGAACCCGGTGAAGAAATCACCATCAAAATCGTCACCGCCTCGGGAGCGGTCACGCACGCCAGATTCGCGATTCCACAAGCCATTCAGGGCGAGGAAGCCGTCGTACTGCGCTAA
- the dinB gene encoding DNA polymerase IV produces the protein MTLDEYAHDASTTRESRVVLHVDMDCFYASCERRREPELRGEPVVVGMGYEDGETTGAVATASYEARAYGVESAQAITSALDRLPRKAANPGDPDAGHYRPVDMEYYQSVADEVKEILHDLGDTVREVSIDEAYLDITERTAWSVAAGFGRHVKQRIAREVGVPASVGVAPNMSTAKIASDHDKPDGLTVVPPDDVNEFLAPLDVARLHGVGPVRARDLRAEGVHTIGDLAETPKHEVSGWFGDRGRELHERANGRDARPVEPRGKPKSLSRESAFDGATDDFDRVRERADALAEAVAERATRTDALYRTIGIKVVTPPFDVNTRAKSLPGPVDEPALVHDVTRELLAEFADEDVRKVGVRVSNLSFSDADQAKLESWAGSSEPPGVRERESDPDTANGIDGQASLGEFE, from the coding sequence GTGACATTGGACGAATACGCACACGACGCGAGCACGACGCGCGAGAGTCGGGTAGTGCTTCACGTCGACATGGACTGCTTTTACGCGAGCTGTGAGCGCCGCCGGGAGCCCGAGCTTCGAGGCGAGCCGGTCGTGGTGGGGATGGGGTACGAGGACGGCGAGACGACGGGCGCCGTCGCGACCGCGTCCTACGAGGCGCGGGCGTACGGCGTGGAGAGCGCGCAAGCGATCACGAGCGCGCTCGACCGGCTCCCGCGGAAGGCCGCGAACCCCGGGGATCCGGACGCGGGCCACTATCGGCCCGTGGACATGGAGTACTACCAGTCGGTCGCGGACGAGGTGAAGGAGATCCTGCACGACCTCGGGGACACCGTTCGGGAGGTGTCCATCGACGAGGCGTACCTCGACATCACGGAGCGGACGGCGTGGTCGGTCGCGGCGGGGTTCGGGCGGCACGTGAAACAGCGGATCGCGCGCGAGGTCGGGGTGCCGGCGTCCGTGGGCGTCGCGCCGAACATGAGCACGGCGAAGATCGCGAGCGACCACGACAAGCCCGACGGCCTCACCGTCGTCCCGCCGGACGACGTGAACGAGTTTCTCGCGCCGCTGGACGTGGCGCGGTTGCACGGCGTCGGGCCGGTGCGAGCGCGCGACCTGCGCGCGGAGGGCGTGCACACAATCGGCGACCTCGCCGAGACGCCGAAACACGAGGTGTCGGGCTGGTTCGGCGACCGCGGCCGCGAGCTTCACGAGCGCGCGAACGGCCGGGACGCGCGGCCGGTGGAGCCGCGCGGGAAGCCGAAGAGCCTGAGCCGGGAGTCGGCGTTCGACGGCGCGACCGACGACTTCGACCGGGTTCGGGAGCGAGCGGACGCGCTCGCGGAGGCGGTCGCGGAGCGCGCGACCCGGACGGACGCGCTCTACCGAACCATCGGAATCAAGGTCGTGACGCCGCCGTTCGACGTGAACACGCGCGCGAAGAGCCTCCCCGGGCCGGTGGACGAACCAGCGCTCGTGCACGACGTGACGCGAGAGTTGCTCGCGGAGTTCGCGGACGAGGACGTCAGAAAGGTCGGCGTCCGCGTCTCCAACCTCTCCTTCTCCGACGCGGATCAGGCGAAACTCGAGTCGTGGGCGGGGAGTTCGGAACCGCCGGGCGTCCGAGAACGGGAGTCCGACCCGGATACGGCGAACGGGATCGACGGTCAGGCGAGCCTGGGTGAGTTCGAGTGA
- the tpiA gene encoding triose-phosphate isomerase, with protein sequence MFVLVNLKAYPCDPVEIGTAAEAVAAETGARIAVAPQAADLRAVAETGVETWAQHVSPVDHGSHTGSTLAERAAAAGAAGTLLNHSEKRLRLADIDDAVAAAERADLDTVVCANNPAQVGAAAQLSPDAVAVEPPELIGTGTPVSQADPDVVRAAVDAAGEVGDVPVYCGAGISTGDDVTAARDLGAEGVLLASGVAKADDPEAALRDLVTDL encoded by the coding sequence ATGTTCGTTCTCGTGAACCTGAAGGCCTACCCCTGTGATCCCGTGGAAATCGGGACGGCCGCCGAAGCGGTCGCCGCGGAGACTGGTGCGCGAATCGCGGTCGCACCGCAGGCCGCCGACCTGCGCGCGGTCGCCGAGACGGGCGTGGAGACGTGGGCGCAGCACGTCAGTCCAGTCGACCACGGCAGTCACACCGGAAGCACGCTCGCGGAGCGCGCCGCCGCCGCGGGTGCTGCGGGCACGCTCCTGAACCACAGCGAGAAACGCCTCCGCCTCGCGGACATCGACGACGCGGTCGCGGCCGCGGAGCGCGCCGACCTCGACACCGTCGTGTGCGCGAACAACCCCGCGCAGGTCGGTGCGGCCGCCCAGCTCTCGCCGGACGCGGTCGCCGTCGAACCCCCGGAACTCATCGGGACGGGAACGCCGGTGAGTCAGGCCGACCCGGACGTGGTGCGCGCCGCCGTCGACGCCGCGGGCGAGGTCGGGGACGTGCCAGTCTACTGCGGCGCGGGCATCTCCACCGGCGACGACGTGACCGCCGCGCGCGACCTCGGCGCGGAGGGCGTGCTCCTCGCGTCAGGCGTCGCGAAGGCCGACGACCCCGAGGCCGCGCTCCGCGACCTCGTCACCGACCTCTAG
- a CDS encoding PRC-barrel domain-containing protein — MDETPQEITTLVGREVYSNNGVFVGEIEDLRLDLDAEVVNGLALGQLNGDLFTDHATGNKGVIIPYRWVRAVGDIVLVNDIVERMKGTEDETELAI; from the coding sequence ATGGACGAGACTCCGCAGGAGATCACGACCCTCGTCGGCCGCGAGGTCTACTCCAACAACGGTGTGTTCGTCGGTGAAATCGAAGACCTCCGCCTCGACCTCGACGCAGAGGTCGTGAACGGGCTCGCGCTCGGACAGCTGAACGGCGACCTGTTCACGGATCACGCGACCGGGAACAAGGGCGTCATCATCCCCTACCGGTGGGTTCGCGCCGTCGGCGATATCGTGCTCGTGAACGACATCGTCGAGCGCATGAAGGGAACCGAGGACGAGACCGAACTGGCGATTTAA
- a CDS encoding pyridoxal phosphate-dependent aminotransferase, translated as MFPDIDYLTWKTGRPEVAMYDLGTSDLRGDRDRGGEVVPAPLEGLDDPPTGASLEMQIAGEYGVEPEQVLVTGGATQANFLAAAAALDASDADGPRALVEKPGYEPLVASPRALGAHVDRFRRDEDDALSPSRVRKALTPDTALVTVTNRHNPSGRLAARETLAETATVARDGGARLLVDEVYAPYLPEAEDGPFGGPSAVEFENAAVTGSLTKFFGLGDLRIGWLVADEAFVERARAVSHHVRAVAGPSRTLAMRALHNRDPLAERSRTLLAENAELLSSFVAERDDLAGSVAPGSTFAFLDPANADGNAVAERAWENGLLVVPGRFFGDSERVRVSLGLAPNEMAAALDTFGDVLDRFR; from the coding sequence GTGTTCCCCGACATCGACTACCTGACGTGGAAGACCGGCCGGCCGGAGGTCGCGATGTACGACCTCGGAACGAGCGACCTCCGCGGCGACCGCGACCGCGGCGGCGAAGTCGTCCCCGCGCCCCTGGAGGGCCTGGACGACCCGCCGACGGGCGCGAGCCTGGAGATGCAGATTGCGGGCGAGTACGGCGTCGAACCCGAGCAAGTCCTCGTGACCGGCGGCGCGACGCAGGCGAACTTCCTCGCCGCGGCGGCCGCACTCGACGCCAGCGACGCGGACGGGCCGCGAGCGCTCGTGGAGAAACCGGGGTACGAACCGCTGGTGGCGTCGCCGCGCGCGCTCGGCGCGCACGTCGACCGGTTCCGCCGCGACGAGGACGACGCTCTCTCCCCGAGCCGGGTCAGGAAGGCGCTCACGCCCGACACCGCACTGGTGACGGTGACGAACCGCCACAATCCGTCGGGCCGGCTCGCGGCGCGGGAGACGCTCGCCGAGACCGCGACGGTCGCGCGGGACGGCGGCGCACGCCTGCTCGTAGACGAGGTGTACGCGCCCTACCTCCCCGAGGCGGAAGACGGGCCGTTCGGCGGCCCGAGCGCAGTGGAGTTCGAGAACGCCGCGGTGACGGGGTCGCTGACGAAGTTCTTCGGACTGGGCGACCTCCGCATCGGCTGGCTCGTCGCGGACGAGGCGTTCGTGGAGCGCGCGCGGGCGGTCAGTCATCACGTCCGCGCCGTCGCCGGGCCGAGCCGGACGCTCGCGATGCGCGCGCTCCACAACCGAGACCCGCTCGCCGAGCGCTCGCGGACGCTGCTCGCGGAGAACGCCGAATTGCTCTCGTCGTTCGTCGCAGAGCGCGACGACCTCGCGGGGTCGGTCGCGCCCGGGAGCACGTTCGCGTTCCTCGACCCCGCGAACGCGGACGGGAACGCGGTCGCGGAGCGCGCGTGGGAGAACGGACTGCTCGTCGTTCCCGGCCGGTTCTTCGGCGATAGCGAACGGGTGCGCGTGAGCCTCGGGCTCGCGCCGAACGAGATGGCGGCCGCGCTCGACACGTTCGGGGACGTGCTCGACCGCTTCCGCTGA
- a CDS encoding S8 family serine peptidase — MVEHTRREFLTLSGAALGGIAVGSTVTAAESTERFIVKAKGKKLEKSDVTVVHDLSEIGFAVVEGAESEVKRLGKYAPDVVYELDLPTDPITTEDAEEATDEPLYPLQWDKQTQNIPEAHEVTRGEGTRVAIVDTGVAACHPDLKHAVNVDLSRNFTGDGYGAGGPYGGYHGTHVAGIVAANDQNDAGVVGTAPGTEIVDCRVFSPDALASFADILAAVVYSANIGCDAANLSIGAYPVSRRGFGSFYGKVVNKTMSYARRQGTLVVVSAGNDAADLQHDGPVISLPNEAANVLSISATGPIGFAHGEAGLESPYDTPANYTNYGTNAINIAAPGGNYDLSQPAGWYYDMVLNTVALPTFADGEYQGAEYTYSWVAGTSMAAPQVAGAAALVKSTDPGLNANQVRGRLERTADGDYPADKTYYGKGVLDPYAAVTE, encoded by the coding sequence ATGGTAGAACATACCAGGCGAGAGTTCCTCACGCTCAGCGGGGCAGCGCTCGGCGGCATCGCGGTCGGATCCACCGTCACGGCCGCCGAATCGACGGAACGGTTCATCGTCAAGGCGAAGGGGAAGAAACTGGAGAAGAGCGACGTCACCGTCGTCCACGACCTCAGCGAGATCGGGTTCGCCGTCGTCGAGGGCGCGGAGAGCGAGGTGAAACGCCTCGGGAAGTACGCGCCCGACGTCGTCTACGAACTCGACCTCCCGACCGACCCCATCACGACCGAGGACGCCGAGGAAGCCACCGACGAACCGCTGTATCCGCTCCAGTGGGACAAGCAGACGCAGAACATCCCGGAGGCCCACGAGGTGACGCGGGGGGAGGGGACGCGCGTCGCCATCGTCGACACCGGCGTCGCCGCCTGCCATCCCGACCTCAAACACGCCGTCAACGTGGACCTCTCCCGGAACTTCACGGGAGACGGCTACGGGGCGGGCGGCCCGTACGGCGGCTACCACGGCACGCACGTCGCCGGCATCGTCGCCGCGAACGACCAGAACGACGCGGGCGTCGTCGGCACCGCGCCCGGCACCGAGATCGTCGACTGCCGCGTGTTCTCGCCCGACGCGCTCGCGTCGTTCGCGGACATCCTCGCGGCCGTCGTCTACAGCGCGAATATCGGCTGTGACGCCGCGAACCTCAGCATCGGCGCGTACCCCGTCTCCCGGCGCGGGTTCGGGTCGTTCTACGGGAAAGTCGTGAACAAGACGATGTCGTACGCGCGCCGCCAGGGCACGCTCGTCGTCGTCTCCGCCGGCAACGACGCCGCCGACCTCCAGCACGACGGCCCCGTCATCAGCCTCCCGAACGAGGCGGCGAACGTCCTCTCCATCAGCGCCACCGGCCCCATCGGGTTCGCGCACGGGGAGGCCGGACTCGAGTCCCCGTACGACACCCCGGCGAACTACACGAACTACGGCACGAACGCCATTAACATCGCCGCACCCGGCGGGAACTACGACCTCTCCCAGCCGGCCGGATGGTACTACGACATGGTGCTGAACACAGTCGCGCTTCCGACGTTCGCGGACGGCGAGTATCAGGGCGCGGAGTACACGTACTCCTGGGTCGCCGGGACGTCGATGGCCGCGCCGCAGGTCGCGGGCGCGGCGGCGCTCGTGAAGAGTACCGACCCGGGACTGAACGCGAATCAGGTGCGTGGACGGCTCGAACGCACCGCTGACGGCGACTATCCGGCGGACAAGACGTACTACGGTAAGGGCGTTCTCGACCCGTACGCCGCCGTCACGGAGTAG
- a CDS encoding CNNM domain-containing protein yields the protein MDTLALVLRLVGGVILLGMNGFFVVTEFALTRVRQFSESEFDEPGLRRAWEMTEELEIYLSGCQVGITVSSVSLGVVAEPAVAALFAIPAGVSHAVSAVLALAVINFFHVVVGEQIPTYLGVERTKQVARYGAPGLYYWTRLLAPVIRFADWVAKRVLSLAGVEMTRSWTEEEDVPTSRAELRREIGDVLATDVLTEERRQEVLAALEIGQTPVREIAIDRDEIVALSTDQSFDENLAVMETHPHVRFPLVGESLEDFHGIVYTPVVLREFDHLRNDDIALSELAHDTMTVQADAPVSQVIDAFQARQQELAFVVDEGEVVGRVTPTDAFAAVMGEFPDPVEQTYPRRASRSACSASKPCIRATVSRLRT from the coding sequence ATGGATACACTCGCGCTCGTCCTCCGCCTCGTCGGGGGCGTTATCCTCCTCGGCATGAACGGCTTCTTCGTGGTGACGGAGTTCGCGCTGACGCGCGTCCGCCAGTTCTCCGAGTCCGAGTTCGACGAACCCGGACTGCGGCGAGCGTGGGAGATGACGGAGGAACTCGAAATCTACCTCTCCGGCTGCCAGGTCGGCATCACCGTCTCCTCGGTCAGCCTCGGCGTCGTCGCCGAACCCGCGGTCGCCGCGCTGTTCGCGATCCCCGCGGGCGTCTCGCACGCCGTCTCCGCGGTACTCGCGCTCGCCGTCATCAACTTCTTTCACGTCGTCGTTGGCGAACAGATCCCCACGTATCTCGGCGTCGAACGCACGAAACAGGTCGCGCGGTACGGCGCGCCCGGCCTCTACTACTGGACGCGCCTCCTCGCGCCCGTCATCAGGTTCGCTGACTGGGTCGCGAAACGCGTGCTCAGTCTCGCCGGCGTCGAGATGACGCGGTCGTGGACCGAGGAGGAGGACGTCCCGACGTCGCGCGCCGAACTCCGCCGCGAGATAGGCGACGTGCTCGCCACCGACGTCCTCACCGAGGAACGCCGCCAGGAAGTCCTCGCCGCCCTTGAGATCGGGCAGACGCCCGTCCGCGAGATCGCCATCGACCGCGACGAGATCGTCGCGCTCAGCACCGACCAGTCGTTCGACGAGAACCTCGCCGTGATGGAGACCCATCCCCACGTCCGCTTCCCCCTGGTCGGGGAGAGCCTGGAGGACTTCCACGGCATCGTCTACACGCCGGTCGTCCTCCGGGAGTTCGACCACCTCCGGAACGACGACATCGCGCTCTCCGAACTCGCCCACGACACGATGACCGTGCAGGCCGACGCCCCCGTCAGCCAGGTCATCGACGCCTTCCAGGCGCGCCAGCAGGAACTCGCGTTCGTCGTCGACGAAGGCGAGGTCGTCGGGAGGGTGACGCCGACGGACGCGTTCGCCGCCGTGATGGGGGAGTTCCCCGACCCCGTCGAACAAACCTACCCGAGGAGGGCGTCGAGGTCGGCGTGCTCGGCGAGCAAGCCCTGCATTCGCGCGACAGTGTCGCGGTTACGGACGTGA
- a CDS encoding phosphotransacetylase family protein — translation MTTTLLASTADSTGKTAVALALARAAQDRERTVGYMKPLGTHLQSNVGKTLDPDPLLARDVLGLDTEVHDMEPVVYSPTFVDGVLRGTEDPDELRERVREAYDDISANADDVFAEAAGRPRTGRAAGLASPALADLLDARVVLVSDYAESRDVDDVLDAADRYGDRLAGVLFNRVPDAVLDDLDADAAAFLESRDVPVLGAVPRVPELAGVTVADLAAELGARTVTDADAGALVERFLVGAMSGESALRHFRRATNAAVVTGGDRADVQTAALDAPGVECLVLTGGHEPSGAVLGKAADAGVPVLVVATDTLRTIERLEAVLGGGHVRNRDTVARMQGLLAEHADLDALLG, via the coding sequence ATGACGACGACACTACTCGCATCGACGGCGGACAGCACCGGAAAGACCGCGGTCGCACTCGCACTCGCACGCGCCGCACAAGACCGCGAGCGAACCGTGGGATACATGAAGCCGCTTGGCACTCACCTCCAGAGCAACGTCGGGAAGACGCTCGACCCCGACCCGTTGCTCGCGCGGGACGTGCTCGGCCTCGACACCGAAGTCCACGACATGGAGCCGGTCGTGTACTCGCCGACGTTCGTGGACGGCGTGCTCCGCGGGACGGAAGACCCCGACGAACTCCGCGAGCGCGTCCGGGAGGCGTACGACGACATCAGCGCGAACGCGGACGACGTGTTCGCGGAGGCGGCGGGCAGGCCGAGAACGGGCCGCGCCGCCGGCCTCGCGTCGCCCGCGCTCGCCGACCTCCTGGACGCCCGCGTCGTCCTCGTTTCCGACTACGCGGAATCCCGGGACGTCGACGACGTGCTGGACGCCGCGGACCGCTACGGCGACCGGCTCGCGGGCGTGCTCTTCAACCGCGTTCCGGACGCCGTCCTCGACGACCTCGACGCGGACGCGGCCGCGTTCCTCGAATCCCGGGACGTGCCGGTGCTCGGCGCGGTGCCACGCGTCCCCGAACTCGCGGGCGTCACCGTCGCGGACCTCGCAGCCGAACTCGGCGCGCGAACCGTCACGGACGCCGACGCCGGCGCGCTCGTGGAGCGATTCCTCGTCGGCGCGATGAGCGGGGAGTCCGCGCTCCGACACTTCCGGCGCGCCACGAACGCCGCCGTCGTCACGGGCGGCGACCGCGCGGACGTGCAGACCGCCGCGTTGGACGCGCCCGGCGTCGAGTGCCTCGTCCTCACGGGCGGCCACGAACCATCCGGCGCGGTGCTCGGGAAGGCCGCGGACGCGGGCGTTCCCGTGCTCGTCGTCGCGACCGACACGCTCCGCACCATCGAACGGCTCGAAGCCGTGCTCGGCGGCGGTCACGTCCGTAACCGCGACACTGTCGCGCGAATGCAGGGCTTGCTCGCCGAGCACGCCGACCTCGACGCCCTCCTCGGGTAG
- a CDS encoding acetate--CoA ligase family protein has protein sequence MTGVGVGGLFDPERVAVVGATDREGSVGRAVLENLDSFDGEVVAVNPSRDAVLGHVCHDSLSAVANADLAVVVVPPSVAVDVVREAGESGIENVVVITAGFGEAGSEGAARERDLAATAEEYDLTLVGPNSLGIMSTPSSMNATFGPADALPGSMSFMSQSGAFITAALDWASDQEIGFRHVVSLGNEAVLDETDFVEAWGDDETSVVLGYLEGISDGRAFIDTARDVTDETPVVLVKSGRTEAGAQAASSHTGTIAGSDAAYEAGLDQAGVVRAENVQQLFDYARALDGLPLPDADSVAVVTNAGGPGVMATDAVGDSSLSMASFTDETLDALAESLPENANRYNPVDVIGDAGVERFRTAIDTVLDDPSVGAAVVVAAPTAVLDYADLAAVVGDAQDAHDLPVAAVLMGGRRAEEASARLRESGVPNYFDPARAVDSLDALARQRRISERQYEPPREFDVDEAAARDILDAAADRGETRLGVEAMELLDAYGIPTPAGGIAETPEDAVSLAHDIEGDVVMKIVSPDILHKSDIGGVKVGVPNEGVYDAYEDLVSRARNYQPDATLLGVQVQELVDTDRGTETILGVNRDPQFGPLVLFGLGGIFVEVMEDTTVRVAPVSEREADGMLSDIQAAPLLRGARGREPADLDALRESIERLSQLASDFPAILELDINPLVATADGVQAVDVRLTIDPDDL, from the coding sequence ATGACAGGTGTAGGAGTCGGCGGCCTCTTCGACCCCGAGCGCGTCGCCGTCGTCGGCGCGACGGACCGCGAGGGATCGGTGGGGCGTGCCGTACTGGAGAACCTCGACTCGTTCGACGGCGAGGTCGTCGCGGTGAACCCGAGTCGAGACGCCGTGCTTGGCCATGTGTGTCACGACTCGCTCTCCGCGGTAGCGAACGCGGATCTCGCGGTGGTCGTGGTGCCGCCGTCGGTCGCCGTCGACGTGGTACGGGAGGCCGGCGAGTCGGGCATCGAGAACGTCGTCGTCATCACGGCAGGATTCGGGGAAGCTGGGAGCGAAGGCGCGGCGCGCGAGCGCGACCTCGCCGCCACGGCCGAGGAGTACGACCTCACGCTCGTCGGCCCCAACAGCCTCGGAATCATGAGCACGCCGTCGTCGATGAACGCGACGTTCGGCCCCGCGGACGCGCTCCCGGGGTCGATGAGCTTCATGAGTCAGTCCGGCGCGTTCATCACCGCCGCGCTGGACTGGGCGAGCGACCAAGAAATCGGGTTCCGGCACGTCGTCAGCCTCGGAAACGAAGCCGTGCTCGACGAGACCGACTTCGTCGAGGCGTGGGGGGACGACGAGACGAGCGTCGTCCTCGGCTACCTCGAAGGCATCAGCGACGGCCGCGCGTTCATCGACACCGCGCGCGACGTGACCGACGAGACGCCGGTCGTGCTCGTGAAGTCCGGGCGGACGGAGGCGGGCGCGCAGGCCGCGTCCAGCCACACCGGCACCATCGCGGGAAGCGACGCCGCGTACGAGGCCGGCCTCGACCAGGCGGGCGTCGTGCGCGCGGAGAACGTCCAACAGCTGTTCGACTACGCCCGCGCGCTCGACGGCCTTCCGCTCCCCGACGCGGATTCGGTGGCCGTGGTGACGAACGCGGGCGGCCCGGGCGTGATGGCGACCGACGCCGTCGGCGACTCCTCGCTCTCGATGGCGTCCTTCACCGACGAGACGCTGGACGCGCTCGCCGAGTCGCTCCCCGAGAACGCGAACCGCTACAACCCCGTGGACGTCATCGGGGACGCGGGCGTCGAGCGGTTCCGAACCGCGATCGACACGGTGCTCGACGACCCGAGCGTCGGCGCGGCCGTCGTCGTCGCCGCCCCCACCGCCGTCCTCGACTACGCCGACCTCGCAGCGGTGGTGGGCGACGCGCAGGACGCACACGACCTCCCGGTCGCCGCGGTGCTGATGGGCGGGCGGCGCGCCGAGGAGGCGTCGGCCCGCCTCCGGGAGTCGGGCGTCCCGAACTACTTCGACCCGGCGCGGGCGGTGGACAGCCTCGACGCGCTCGCGCGCCAGCGCCGCATCTCGGAGCGGCAATACGAACCGCCGCGGGAGTTCGACGTGGACGAGGCGGCGGCGCGCGACATCCTCGACGCCGCGGCCGACCGCGGGGAGACCCGTCTCGGCGTGGAGGCGATGGAGTTACTGGACGCGTACGGCATCCCGACGCCCGCGGGCGGTATCGCGGAGACGCCCGAGGACGCCGTGTCGCTCGCGCACGACATCGAGGGCGACGTGGTGATGAAAATCGTCAGCCCGGACATTTTACACAAGTCCGATATCGGCGGCGTGAAGGTCGGCGTGCCGAACGAGGGCGTGTACGACGCGTACGAAGACCTCGTCTCGCGCGCCCGGAACTACCAGCCCGACGCGACGCTGCTCGGCGTGCAAGTGCAGGAACTCGTGGACACGGATCGAGGGACGGAGACGATTCTCGGCGTGAACCGCGACCCCCAGTTCGGCCCGCTCGTCCTCTTCGGCCTCGGGGGGATTTTCGTGGAAGTGATGGAGGACACGACCGTGCGGGTCGCGCCCGTGAGCGAGCGGGAGGCCGACGGAATGCTCTCCGACATCCAGGCCGCACCACTCCTCCGCGGGGCGCGCGGCCGCGAGCCCGCCGACCTCGACGCGCTCCGCGAGAGCATCGAACGCCTCAGCCAGCTCGCGAGCGACTTCCCGGCGATACTCGAACTGGACATCAACCCACTCGTGGCGACGGCCGACGGCGTGCAGGCCGTGGACGTCCGCCTCACCATCGACCCAGACGACCTATGA
- a CDS encoding ZIP family metal transporter, producing MVSLSALAFVVLAGLVTCLATGLGALPFFIVDDVSDRWTVALWGLASGIMLSASGFGLVLQGLNHGTPTEVGVGALAGVVLVVVSHRVITDAEVDPREFAEADFRKLVLILGVLTVHSFPEGVAVGVSFANLGLATAENTLMVLGFSVPLLAAFMTVAISVHNVPEGLAVSIPLKNLGMSKWRMVGAAVFSSLPQPIGAGLAFIFVRWARIFLPYGFGFAAGAMTYLVLTEFIPEARETGQALDNDGVPELAAGLVVGTVSMLPLVLY from the coding sequence ATGGTCTCGCTCTCCGCGCTCGCGTTCGTCGTCCTCGCCGGCCTCGTCACGTGTCTCGCGACCGGACTGGGAGCGCTCCCGTTCTTCATCGTAGACGACGTGAGCGACCGGTGGACGGTCGCGCTCTGGGGGCTCGCGTCCGGCATCATGCTCTCCGCGTCCGGGTTCGGCCTGGTTCTCCAAGGACTCAACCACGGCACCCCCACCGAAGTCGGCGTCGGCGCGCTCGCCGGCGTCGTCCTCGTCGTCGTCTCCCACCGCGTCATCACGGACGCCGAGGTAGACCCCCGCGAGTTCGCGGAAGCCGACTTCCGGAAACTCGTCCTCATCCTCGGCGTCCTCACCGTCCACTCCTTCCCCGAGGGCGTCGCCGTCGGCGTCAGCTTCGCCAATCTCGGCCTCGCAACCGCCGAGAACACGCTCATGGTCCTAGGGTTCTCCGTCCCCCTCCTCGCCGCGTTCATGACCGTCGCTATCTCCGTTCACAACGTTCCCGAGGGCCTCGCCGTCTCGATCCCCCTCAAAAACCTCGGGATGAGCAAGTGGCGGATGGTCGGCGCCGCCGTCTTCAGCAGTCTCCCGCAGCCCATCGGCGCGGGCCTCGCGTTCATCTTCGTGCGGTGGGCGCGCATCTTCCTCCCGTACGGCTTCGGGTTCGCCGCCGGCGCGATGACCTACCTCGTCCTCACGGAGTTCATCCCGGAGGCCCGCGAAACCGGCCAGGCCCTCGACAACGACGGCGTCCCCGAACTCGCCGCCGGCCTCGTCGTCGGCACCGTCTCGATGCTTCCCCTCGTCCTCTACTGA